The following are from one region of the Salmo trutta chromosome 22, fSalTru1.1, whole genome shotgun sequence genome:
- the LOC115158741 gene encoding probable rRNA-processing protein EBP2 — protein MVFGPQNHCLYPFIPVNNTMDIIEDGEQLGETSEEDSELSDGELQDAFAKGLLKPGLNFTTQEPKKIVNNVEGLKQCLADFRKNTLPWVERLDLVNLPADDIVAKSEGRLDNKASEDINPDDDFQREMFFYRQAQEAVLEAMPRLLKLKIATKRPEDYFAEMAKSDQQMQKIRKKLITKQIMMEKSEKAKKLREQRKYGKKVQVEVIQKRQKEKKAMMSAVKRYQKGMTDKLDFLEGDQKTAKGGAPAKGGAGKGAGGKTPEKKAMNKKGPNAKRKYKDQRFGFGGKKSGSKWNTKDSHNDVSGFRAKVAHGKGGKGGKGGKAGPGGRGPAKGKRPGKNARKKMKGRS, from the exons ATGGTATTTGGTCCACAAAATCACTGCTTGTATCCATTCATTCCCGTAAACAATACCATGGATATTATTGAAGATGGCGAGCAGTTAGGTGAGACGTCTGAGGAGGACAGCGAATTATCTGACGGAGAG CTTCAAGATGCATTCGCAAAGGGATTGTTAAAGCCTGGTTTGAACTTTACAACACAAGAACCGAAGAAGATTGTCAACAATGTG GAGGGTTTGAAACAATGCCTCGCTGACTTTCGTAAGAACACACTACCCTGGGTAGAGAGGCTGGACTTGGTCAATCTCCCCGCTGATGACATCGTTGCCAAGTCCGAGGGCAGACTCGACAACAAGGCTAGCGAAGACATCAACCCGGATGACGACTTCCAGAGAGAGATGTTCTT TTACCGCCAGGCCCAAGAAGCTGTTCTGGAAGCGATGCCCCGGCTACTGAAGCTGAAGATAGCCACCAAGAGACCTGAGGACTACTTTGCAGAGATGGCCAAGTCAGACCAGCAAATGCAGAAG ATAAGGAAGAAACTCATCACGAAGCAGATCATGATGGAGAAGTCGGAAAAGGCCAAGAAACTAAGAGAACAAAGGAAGTATGGCAAGAAG GTACAAGTGGAGGTTATTCAgaagagacagaaggagaagaAGGCCATGATGTCTGCAGTGAAGAGGTATCAAAAAG GTATGACTGACAAACTGGACTTCCTGGAAGGAGATCAGAAAACTGCTAAAGGAGGCGCTCCAGCTAAAGGAGGTGCAGGGAAAGGGGCCGGTGGCAAAACACCTGAGAAAAAGGCCATGAACAAGAAAGG GCCCAATGCTAAGAGGAAGTATAAAGACCAGAGGTTTGGCTTTGGCGGGAAGAAAAGTGGATCCAAGTGGAACACCAAGGACAGCCACAACGATGTGTCAGGGTTCCGAGCCAAGGTGGCTCATGGgaaaggaggaaagggagggaaaggaggcAAAGCAGGACCAGGTGGAAGAGGCCCTGCCAAAGGA AAACGACCGGGCAAGAATGCACGCAAGAAGATGAAGGGTCGCTCCTAA